The segment CTCCGAAATTAGTGTAAAGGTGCCTGATGTAGGATTTGGGTAAACCAGCATGCCCGTAACAGGTAGTGTTTCGTTATCAGTAAACTGACCAACGCGCAAAATGCTGAAAGGAATAAACACTGAAAAAAACGCATCGTAGTTTGGGGCTGAGGCATTGGTAAGTGTGGGCACACTGCCTTCAAACGTAAGTAAAGCACTGCTGTAATATCCGCAGGTTACCGCATCGTTGTTGTTTGAGGCATCTACAGAACTTGTCACATCGAGCGCACTTACACCGCACACACGCCCCAGCACCGGCGAGTTACCTGTACCTGCATCCAGACGCAGCACAAAACCGTCTATGTTGGGAGTGCCGGAAGCGCAAAATATATCAGAATACATAGCCACACCAGTATTGTTGTACACCGTAACGTTACCTTCGTAATTACCAGATACAAGACAATACGTTTCGGCCGGAGTCAGGCAAAGCCGGTAACAACCGTCAAACCCGGTGCTGCGTACAGTACGAAACCAGCCGGGAGTCAGCGTAGCCGCTGTTATGTACTGCACAAACCCCTCTGTTTGTCCGCTCGATGCACTGAATGATCCGCCAGCTCCCCGGTAGTAGCCGCTTACATATACATTGGCTCCGTTGTTGGTTACCGCAATTCCGCGTCCCTGATCGGCTACACCGGCAGAAACACCATTGCCGCCCAGAAGCCGTGTGTGTGTACACAGACCGGTGTACGAATAACGCGCCACAAAAACATCATCGTCGCCAAAACCGGCGGCTGTAATTTGTGCCGGTCCGCCCGTGGAGTTGAAAGTAGAGGTTCCTGCGGCCACACTTCCGGTTACATAAAGAATACCATTGTTGTCGGCATCCAGTCCAAAACCATAATCATTATCTGCCCCGGCAGGGCTTGATGCAGTGTTAACCCAGTTAAGCCCGGCTCCGGTGTTAAAATCCCTGTACTGTGCCACAAAAACATCATATCCGGCTCCAACCGATGTTTTTGCAATGTTAGCCGCCGCACTCAAAAAAGTGGTAGCACCTTTGAACGCTCCGGTGGTATAAACCGTTCTTATATTATTTACAAGCTGAACCGTCACATCGTTG is part of the Bacteroidota bacterium genome and harbors:
- a CDS encoding T9SS type A sorting domain-containing protein translates to MKKVFLALAAVFCSGATVLNAQAFNSATSVFGGTYTPTDLALDVEVTNTSQKIVVGSRINSAGNNDGYVRMFDAANNIVFEYIIAGAGDDVVNATDKFTTTSGADIYITGHFTGTATVNRTIFPGSPTVVATLSTVSGITTDQTYFVMKLNTAGTYIWSYTAGQIGSSDAETGNDVTVQLVNNIRTVYTTGAFKGATTFLSAAANIAKTSVGAGYDVFVAQYRDFNTGAGLNWVNTASSPAGADNDYGFGLDADNNGILYVTGSVAAGTSTFNSTGGPAQITAAGFGDDDVFVARYSYTGLCTHTRLLGGNGVSAGVADQGRGIAVTNNGANVYVSGYYRGAGGSFSASSGQTEGFVQYITAATLTPGWFRTVRSTGFDGCYRLCLTPAETYCLVSGNYEGNVTVYNNTGVAMYSDIFCASGTPNIDGFVLRLDAGTGNSPVLGRVCGVSALDVTSSVDASNNNDAVTCGYYSSALLTFEGSVPTLTNASAPNYDAFFSVFIPFSILRVGQFTDNETLPVTGMLVYPNPTSGTFTLISESAAQDNPEQLVVLDLAGRIVKSEPVTRMQTEVSIAGLPAGTYVWQVIRYNGSRETGKLIVTE